The Ruania halotolerans genome contains the following window.
TCGGTCGGCACGTCCACGAAGTTCGAACGCATCCCCCAGACGATGTTCTCGTGCAGCTGGCTCACGAGTTCATCGGAGCAGTCGAACCAGCCGGTGCGTTCGGCGTCGGTGTGCAGCACCCGGGCCACCAGCGCGCCGTCGGCCACATCGGCATCGAGATCACCCGGCCAGCCATCCACCTCGACGTAGCGGAAGCCGTGGAAGGTGAACCGCGGCTCCCACTGCTCGATCTCGCGCCCGGCGAGAGTGTAGTGGTCGGTGGACCGCGCCGAGCGCAGCGGGCGGGTATAGAGCTCGCCCTCCTGCAGCACCTCGGCCGTGCGCAGCCGCACCGTCGCACCCGCCGGCCCCTGCACCCGGATCCGCACGCGGCCGGCGAGGTTCTGCCCGAAGTCGAGGATGCGGTGGCCGGCCGGGGAGGTGAGCACCGCCACGGGGTGCACCTCCTGGGTGCACCGCACCGGGGGCGCCGTCGGGGCCACCAGCGTTGCGGGGTCGCGGTAGCGCACGGCCACCTGCTCCCACGCGTCGTCGTCGAACCCGGGGACCGACCACCCCGGCTGCTCGAGCCGGGCGTCGTGATCCTCGCCGTCGTAGATCCCCGAACGCACGATCGGACTCGGCGCCGTGCGCCAGGTGCGGTCGGTGGCGATCGTCTCGACGCGCCCGTCGGTGTAGGTCACCTCGAGCTGGCCGATGAAGGACAGATCTTCACCGAAAACGTTGCGGAATCCCTCGTACCAGCCGATCCGCCCCCGGTACCAGCCGTCCGCGAGCCAGGCCCCGACGGCGTTGGCCCCCGGGTGCAACAGCTCGGTGACGTCGTAGGTGTAGTACCGCAGCCGGGTGCCGTAGGAGGTCCATCCGGGCGAGAGAGTGTCCGTGCCCACGCGGGTGCCGTTGATCTCGGCCTCGTAGAGCCCGTGGGCGCTGGCGTACAGGCGCGCGCTCGCCACACCCTCGCCGAGTGTGAACTCCCGGCGGACGAGGGAGGGGCGCCGGGAGTCGGAGTCGCGCTGTTCCAGCCATCGGGCGCCGACGGGCCGGGCCTGCCAGTCCTCGGGACTGAGCAGTCCGGTTTCGAGCCGGGTCGGTTCGGAGGGCTCGGACCACTGACCGTCCGCACCGCAGACCTGTACGCGCACGGTGGCGGCTTCGCGCGAGGCCAGTGGTTCGAGCGGCCACGGCACGAGGATCTGCTCGGCCGAGTGGACCGCCACGGCGTGGTCGGTACCGACCGCCGCACCCCCTCCAGCCTCCGCCGCTGCGCCCGGACGGTTCTGTCCAAACTTGGCGGCTCCAGCATCCCGTCCAGGCTTGCCTGCCTGACCGGCGTCACCGACGCCACCGCGCACCACCAGCAGCCGGTAGCCGGTCTGCTGCCACCCAGGCGGCGCGGAACTGACCCGCCAGGAGACCCGCGGGCTCGCCTCGCCGATGCCCAGCGGCTCGCGGTGATGTTCGATCGTGGGGGCGTCAGCGATGACGCTCATAGGAACCACCTTTGCTTCGAAACGTTTCAGCCTTACCCTAGTTGACGCTAGATTAAGAGAGAAACGCTCTTGTATACGTTTCACACATGCAGACCGCAGCAGGCGGTTCACAGAGGTAGTCCACACCCTGGCCGACGCCAGGATCCGCCCCGCCTGGGGCACCGACGAGGAGGTCGCTGATGGCGCAGCGAGAGGCGCACGTGCACGAGCCCTACGAGATCGAACTCACCGGACCGCAGAGCCCGATCCGGGCCGATCAGGTTCCGTTCCAGGCCGAGTTCACTCACACCTCGGGCCGGGCGATGACCCTGCTGGGCTTCTGGGACGGCGAGCGCCGCTACCTCGTCCGCATCGCTCCCCCGCTCGCCGGAACCTGGACGTGGCGCACCAGCAGTGACGCGGCCGAGCTGGATGGTCACTCCGGCGAGTTCACCGCTGAGCCTGCTGAGCCCGCTGAGTCGGCCGAGTTCACCGACTCCCCCGCCCACGGAGTCGTCCGCGTCAACGCTCGTTTCCACTTCGCCCATGAGGACGGCACCCCGTTCCGCCCGGTCGGCGCCACGGTCTACAACTGGATCCATCAGGACGAGCCGCTGCGCACGCAGACGATGGCCTCGCTCAGCGAGGCGGGGCTCAACAAGCTTCGGTTCATGGTCTTCCCGCAGGCGGGCGGCTACGTCGAGCACTTCCCCGAGCTGATGCCGTTCGAGCGGACTGATGATGGCTGGGATGTGGGCCGCCCGAAGGTGGAGTTCTTCCGCCGCCTGGACTCCCTTGTGGCGGACCTGGGCAACCGCGGCATCGAGGCCGATGTGCTCATCTTCGACGCCTACGATCGCGGCGTCTTCGGCCTGAACGAGCTCACCGAGGAGCAGGACGCCGCCTACCTGCGCTACCTGGTGGCACGGCTCGGCGCCTATCCGAACGTGTGGTGGTCACTGTGCAACGAGTTCGACCAGATGACCGACCGGCCCACGGAGCGATGGACCCGGGCCGGCGAGCTGCTCGCGAAGATCGACGCACACGATCACCTGCGCTCGATCCACAACTGGGTGGAGCTCTACGACTACAACCAGCGCTGGGTCACCCACGCCTCGATCCAGAACGGGTACGCCACCGAGGCCCTCGGGCGCGCGAGCCTGTACCGGGACGTCTACCGCAAGCCGATCGTGCTGGATGAGATCAAGTACGAGGGCGACACCGAACGCTGGGGCCGCCTGAGCGCGCCGGAGCTGGTGGACCGGTTCTGGATCACCACCGCCTCCGGTTGCTATGCCTCGCACGGGGAGAGCTTCGTGACCGAATCTGGCAGCCTGCACATCGTTGAGGGTGGCCGGCTGCGCGGGGAGAGCCCGGCGCGCTTGGGGTTCCTGCGCCAGGTGCTGGACGGGCTGCAGATTCCGGGGCTCGACCCGATCGACAAGTGGGACGATCCGGCCAGCGTGGTGGGCAAGGCGCGCGAGCAGTACCTGATCTATCTCGGCCGCGATGCCCCGGCCGAGTGGACCTTCCGGCTGCCGCAGGGCCATGACGGCGATCGCCTCAAGGTGGGCGATGCCTTCGAGGTTCAGATCATCGACACCTGGAACATGACCATCACCACCGCACCGGATGAGTACGTGCTCACCGAGGTGCAGCGCAACGACGCCTACGCGCACAACAACGCGCCGGTCGCGCTGCCGGAAGGTGAGGCGATCGCGCTGCTGATCACCCGCGTCCCCAGCGCCTCCTGAACGACCGCCCACCTGCACGCCCCCGGGCCACGAGGAGAACAGCATGAGTTCCGCACGCTACTGGGAGTCCCACGCCCCGGGTGAGGGCCGCCGTCGGCCTCGTGCGGAGGCTTGCACAGATGCCCGCATCCTCTCCTTGAACGGCACCTGGCGGTTCCGGTTGTCCCCGACGGCGGCCGGTACCGGGGCAGGGTTCCTCGCCGAGGATTTCGACGACAGCACCTGGGATGAGATCCGCGTTCCGTCTCATTGGGTACTGGAGGACGTCACCCCGCTGGCCGGCGGTGAGCCCCGCTCGCTGCGCGGCAGCGCCGAAGGCCCGCTCTACACCAATACGGCGTTCCCGATCCCGATCGACCCGCCCCGGGTGCCCACGGAGAACCCGACCGGCGACTACCGGCTCGTCTTCGACGCCCCGGCCGATTGGGGCACCTCGATCCTGCGGCTGCGCGGGGTGGACTCGTGCGCGAAGGTGTGGCTGAACGGCGTCGAGTTGGGCTGGTCCACCGGCAGCCGGTTGCCGGTGGAGTACGACGCCCCGGTGCGCCCGGGCCGCAACGTGCTGTGCGTGCGGGTGCACCGCTGGTCGGCGGGGACCTACCTGGAGGACCAGGACATGTGGTGGCTGCCCGGGATCTTCCGGGATGTCGACGTGATCGAGCGCCCCACCGCCGCGATCGAGGACCATCACGTCCACGCCGACTTCGACCACACCGCCGGCACCGGCACGCTGCGAGTGGACGCCGAGGTGGCGGACGGGTCGCCCGCCCGGGTGCGGGTGCCCGAGCTCGGCATCGACATCGGTGCCGGGGAGACCGTCACTGCCGAGGTCACGCCGTGGAGCGCGGACCGCCCACGCCTGTACCGCGGCACCCTCTCGACGGCGGAGGAGACGATCGAGCTGGCGATCGGTTTCCGCCGGGTGGAGATTTCCGACGGCGTCCTGCTCGCCAACGGCACGCCGTTGCGCTTCCACGGGGTGAACCGGCACGAGCACGACCCGGCGCGTGGCCGCGCGATCGACCGCGAGACGATGATCCGCGACATCGAAATGATGAAGCAGGCGAACATCGATGCCGTCCGCACCAGCCACTACCCGCCGCACCCGGACTTCCTGAGCCTGTGCGACGAGTACGGGCTGTGGGTGGTCGAGGAGTGTGACCTGGAGACCCACGGTTTCATCTACGCCGGCTGGAAGGGCAACCCGCCCGACGATCCGGCGTGGCTGCCGGCGCTACAGGACCGGATCGAGCGGATGGTGGAACCGGACAAGAATCACCCGAGCGTGGTGATCTGGTCGATGGCGAACGAGAGCTGGACCGGCGCCGGGTTCGACGTACTGGAACGCTGGATCCGCGAGCGCGACCCCTCGCGCCCGGTGCTGTACGAACGCGATCCCTCCTACCGCAACTCCGACTTCTACTCCTGTATGTACCCCTCGCTGGAGGACCTGGAGGCGATCGGCCGGCGGGATGAAGCTCGCCCGGAGAACGTCACCGACGCCGAGGACGAACGGCGCCGCACCCTGCCGTTCCTGCTGGTGGAGTACGCCCACGCGATGGGCAACGGACCCGGTTCGCTGGGCGACTACCAACGCATCCTGGAGAGTTCGGACCGCTTCTGCGGCGGGTTCATCTGGGAGTGGATCGACCACGGCTTCGACGCGATCACCTCCGACGGCACGCCCTTCACGCTGCACGGCGGGGTCGTGGACTACCGGCCCAGTGGCGGGCGCTACTGCCTCGACGGGCTCGTCTTCGCCGACCGCACCCCGACACCCGGCCTGACGCAAGTGGCGAAGGCGTACGAGCCGGTGCGGATCACGATTGCGGAGGCGATCACGGTGACGAACCGGCGCCACGGCGCCGACACCTCCGATCTGCGCTGGCGCTGGGAGCTGCTCTCTGCTGGCACCCCGGTGGCGGGCGGCGAGCTGGAGATACCGGCGGTGCCGGCGGGCGGGGCGGTCGAGGTGGCTGTACCCGACGTCATGCCACAGCTCACCCTGCCCGGCGACGGCGAAGCTCACCTGACCGTCGAGGCGATCCTTGCGCAGGACGCCCCCTGGGCGCCCAGGGGACACGTGATCGCGTGGGCCCAGCATCAGGTGCGGGCGCCCGGCACCACCAGTCCACCTGCCACCGAACCGTCCGCCAGCACCGCCAGCACCGCCAGCACCGGCACACCCACGCACCTGGCGACTGCCTCCGGCGCGGAGCCGGCCGGGATGGAGCCGGCCGGAGCCAGTTTTGCCGGGGCGAGCTCGGCACAGGGTGAGCGTGGCGGGGGCGCACCTGAGGACGCAGCGCACGGGACGCCGTCGGCAATCGTGCTCGGCCCGGCCACCTTCGATGGCGAGACCGGGCGCCTGGTGCGCCTGGGAGACCTGGAGTTCGAGGGGCCGTGGCTGGATGTGCACCGCGCCCCCACCGAGAACGACCGGGGCCAGGGAGGCCGCAACGATCTCGCGGGGGTGTGGTCCGCCGTCGGGATCGACCGGATGCTGCACCGCACACTGAATGTGCAGGCGGACGACGACGGGGTGCGCGTGCTCGGCCGGGTGGCGGCCGCCACGCACCCGCACGCACTGGAGTACCAGCTCGACTGGACCGTGGACGCCGGGCTGCTGTGGCTGGACGTGCGGGTCGACTTCGCTGGGCCGTGGGACTCGACACCCCTCAAGGGGCTGGAGATCGTGCTTCCCCGGTTGGGGTTGTTGTTCCGCCTGCCAGGCGGGTACGAGAGTGCGGCATGGTTGGGGCGTGGGCCCGGGGAGACCTATCCCGACTCCTTCGAGGGGTCGCGGGTGGGCCGATGGTCAGCCACGATCGACGACCTCCAGGTCCGCTATCCGGTGCCGCAGGAGAACGGCAACCATGTGCACACGCGCGAGCTGACGCTGACCGGACCGGACCTGCCGGCCCTGGGCGCCTACGGTGATCCGTTGTTCGACTTCACCGCCCGCCGCTGGACGTCGAAGGATCTGCAGCAGGCGCGCTTCCCGCACGACCTGCGCGACAGCGGACACGTCTGGCTGAATCTGGACCACGGTCAACTGGGCTTGGGATCGGCCTCGGTGGGGCCCGCGCTGCCCGAGGAGTACCGCCTTTCCCGGCGCCAGACGTCGTGGCGGGTCGGGTTGGCGGCACCTTCTCGTGATGAATAATGATGCACAGTTGATTCTGTAGTTACATCGGGCTACGCTCGGGGCGAGTCACACAGTTGGCCGCGCCTAGGTGCGGCCCTCGTCAAGGAGGACGTATGAACATCCGTCACCGGCGGCGCACCGTCGTCGCCGCGAGCGCCCTGCTCGCCACATCACTGACCCTCGCCGCCTGCTCCGGTGGCGGGGACGAGGACACCGACTCGGGGTCAGATTCCGACTCCGGATCGAGCATCGGGACCGACCCGGACAGCTTCGAGGTGATGACCGCCAACGAGAACCCCACGCTGCGCGAACAGCTCGACGCCCTGGCCGCGAACCAGTGCTCGGCCGAGAACGACGCGCTCCCGCTGGAGCACCGCACGATTGCCCAGGCCGACACCGTGCAGCAGATCACGCTGCTCGCCAGCCAGGGCGCCCTGCCCTCGCACTTCATCGCCGGTACCGATCAGGTCCGGCCCGATGGCGATCTCGGCGGCGGCGGTCTCGTACTCGACTACGAAGAGGCCTTCACCGAGTCCGGCGCATGGGAGAACGTGCTGCCCGCCGCCGCCTCGACGATCGAGTCGGTCTACGGCCAGATGGTCTCCATGCCGTACCAGTACAACCTCGAAGGCTTCTGGTACAACAAGGAGATCCTCGCCGAGCTCGGCCTCGAGGAGCCGCAGAGCTACGACGAGCTCGTCGACGCTGCGGACGCGGCGGCCGAGGCCGGGTACATCCCGATCGCCCAGGCTGGTGCCGACGGTTGGCCGATGACCCGGCTGATGGGTCTGTACATCTTCCGCAACGTCGGGCCCGATGCCATGGCGCAGGTGCGTGACGGCGAAGCGAGCCTGACCGACCCGGAGTACGTGGCCGGCGCCCAGGCACTGCAGGACCTCGCACTCTCCGGGGCCTTGGGTGAGGGCTTCATCTCCCGCACCGGTGACCAGGCCACGGCGGCACTGCTCAGCGGGCAGGCCCTGATGAAGTACGACGGCACCTGGCTGCTGAGCGCCGTCAACGACCCGGAGCGCAATGAGGTGGGCGAAGAGAACATCGGCTTCATGCCGTTCCCGGACGTCTCCGGCGGAGCCGGTAGCGCTGACCAGTACCCCGCGAACGCCGGTGCTGCGATGGCCATCAACCCCGAGACCTACGGCCCGCTGACGGCCGACTGGTTCGCCTGCATCGCCGAGAACTACGGCCAGCAGGCCCTCAGCGACGCCGGCGTGCTCTCCGGCTTCGCCGTGAACGGCGACGTCGGTGACATCCCCGCCGCCACCGCTGACATCCAGGAGCGGATGTCCACCATCGACGAGACCGTGTTGTGGTTCGAGGCACTGCTTGACTCCGAGAGCAACTCGCTGGCCTCGACGAACGTGTCGCTGCTCACCAACGGCGACAT
Protein-coding sequences here:
- a CDS encoding glycoside hydrolase family 78 protein, giving the protein MSVIADAPTIEHHREPLGIGEASPRVSWRVSSAPPGWQQTGYRLLVVRGGVGDAGQAGKPGRDAGAAKFGQNRPGAAAEAGGGAAVGTDHAVAVHSAEQILVPWPLEPLASREAATVRVQVCGADGQWSEPSEPTRLETGLLSPEDWQARPVGARWLEQRDSDSRRPSLVRREFTLGEGVASARLYASAHGLYEAEINGTRVGTDTLSPGWTSYGTRLRYYTYDVTELLHPGANAVGAWLADGWYRGRIGWYEGFRNVFGEDLSFIGQLEVTYTDGRVETIATDRTWRTAPSPIVRSGIYDGEDHDARLEQPGWSVPGFDDDAWEQVAVRYRDPATLVAPTAPPVRCTQEVHPVAVLTSPAGHRILDFGQNLAGRVRIRVQGPAGATVRLRTAEVLQEGELYTRPLRSARSTDHYTLAGREIEQWEPRFTFHGFRYVEVDGWPGDLDADVADGALVARVLHTDAERTGWFDCSDELVSQLHENIVWGMRSNFVDVPTDCPQRDERAGWTGDIQVFGPTASFLYDVSGMLAGWLRDVEADQLPDGTVPWYVPVIPAHRMWTPIRPGAAWGDVATMLPWTLYQRFGDAGVLETQYGSARRWVDLVDRLAGDDHLWDEGFQLGDWLDPAAPPDDPADARTDRYLVASAYFARSSRLMAQTADRLGATEDAARYGRLADAVAEAFRATYVLPDGRMTSDAVTAYALGLEFDLLTPEQREVAGRRLAELVREAGHRIATGFVGTPLVTDALTSASELETAYGLLQERECPSWLYQVEQGATTVWERWDSMLPDGTVNPGKMTSFNHYALGAVADWMHRVVAGLAPAEPGYRRIRFAPRPGGGLTHASARHLTPYGEAAISWRIARGELVVDVTVPVGAEAILELPDSEPEILGHGQHRRMRT
- a CDS encoding DUF4038 domain-containing protein — protein: MAQREAHVHEPYEIELTGPQSPIRADQVPFQAEFTHTSGRAMTLLGFWDGERRYLVRIAPPLAGTWTWRTSSDAAELDGHSGEFTAEPAEPAESAEFTDSPAHGVVRVNARFHFAHEDGTPFRPVGATVYNWIHQDEPLRTQTMASLSEAGLNKLRFMVFPQAGGYVEHFPELMPFERTDDGWDVGRPKVEFFRRLDSLVADLGNRGIEADVLIFDAYDRGVFGLNELTEEQDAAYLRYLVARLGAYPNVWWSLCNEFDQMTDRPTERWTRAGELLAKIDAHDHLRSIHNWVELYDYNQRWVTHASIQNGYATEALGRASLYRDVYRKPIVLDEIKYEGDTERWGRLSAPELVDRFWITTASGCYASHGESFVTESGSLHIVEGGRLRGESPARLGFLRQVLDGLQIPGLDPIDKWDDPASVVGKAREQYLIYLGRDAPAEWTFRLPQGHDGDRLKVGDAFEVQIIDTWNMTITTAPDEYVLTEVQRNDAYAHNNAPVALPEGEAIALLITRVPSAS
- a CDS encoding glycoside hydrolase family 2 TIM barrel-domain containing protein, with the protein product MSSARYWESHAPGEGRRRPRAEACTDARILSLNGTWRFRLSPTAAGTGAGFLAEDFDDSTWDEIRVPSHWVLEDVTPLAGGEPRSLRGSAEGPLYTNTAFPIPIDPPRVPTENPTGDYRLVFDAPADWGTSILRLRGVDSCAKVWLNGVELGWSTGSRLPVEYDAPVRPGRNVLCVRVHRWSAGTYLEDQDMWWLPGIFRDVDVIERPTAAIEDHHVHADFDHTAGTGTLRVDAEVADGSPARVRVPELGIDIGAGETVTAEVTPWSADRPRLYRGTLSTAEETIELAIGFRRVEISDGVLLANGTPLRFHGVNRHEHDPARGRAIDRETMIRDIEMMKQANIDAVRTSHYPPHPDFLSLCDEYGLWVVEECDLETHGFIYAGWKGNPPDDPAWLPALQDRIERMVEPDKNHPSVVIWSMANESWTGAGFDVLERWIRERDPSRPVLYERDPSYRNSDFYSCMYPSLEDLEAIGRRDEARPENVTDAEDERRRTLPFLLVEYAHAMGNGPGSLGDYQRILESSDRFCGGFIWEWIDHGFDAITSDGTPFTLHGGVVDYRPSGGRYCLDGLVFADRTPTPGLTQVAKAYEPVRITIAEAITVTNRRHGADTSDLRWRWELLSAGTPVAGGELEIPAVPAGGAVEVAVPDVMPQLTLPGDGEAHLTVEAILAQDAPWAPRGHVIAWAQHQVRAPGTTSPPATEPSASTASTASTGTPTHLATASGAEPAGMEPAGASFAGASSAQGERGGGAPEDAAHGTPSAIVLGPATFDGETGRLVRLGDLEFEGPWLDVHRAPTENDRGQGGRNDLAGVWSAVGIDRMLHRTLNVQADDDGVRVLGRVAAATHPHALEYQLDWTVDAGLLWLDVRVDFAGPWDSTPLKGLEIVLPRLGLLFRLPGGYESAAWLGRGPGETYPDSFEGSRVGRWSATIDDLQVRYPVPQENGNHVHTRELTLTGPDLPALGAYGDPLFDFTARRWTSKDLQQARFPHDLRDSGHVWLNLDHGQLGLGSASVGPALPEEYRLSRRQTSWRVGLAAPSRDE
- a CDS encoding ABC transporter substrate-binding protein, producing the protein MNIRHRRRTVVAASALLATSLTLAACSGGGDEDTDSGSDSDSGSSIGTDPDSFEVMTANENPTLREQLDALAANQCSAENDALPLEHRTIAQADTVQQITLLASQGALPSHFIAGTDQVRPDGDLGGGGLVLDYEEAFTESGAWENVLPAAASTIESVYGQMVSMPYQYNLEGFWYNKEILAELGLEEPQSYDELVDAADAAAEAGYIPIAQAGADGWPMTRLMGLYIFRNVGPDAMAQVRDGEASLTDPEYVAGAQALQDLALSGALGEGFISRTGDQATAALLSGQALMKYDGTWLLSAVNDPERNEVGEENIGFMPFPDVSGGAGSADQYPANAGAAMAINPETYGPLTADWFACIAENYGQQALSDAGVLSGFAVNGDVGDIPAATADIQERMSTIDETVLWFEALLDSESNSLASTNVSLLTNGDMSAEEYMTQLQESIDSNR